In Hwangdonia lutea, a single window of DNA contains:
- a CDS encoding ATP-dependent Clp protease ATP-binding subunit gives MDDNFSPRVKDVIAFSKEEALRLGHDFIGTEHLMLGLLRDGDGKAINILNALEIDLNHLRRKVEILSPANPNITVASNQKKNLHLTRQAERALKTTFLEAKLFQSTSINTAHLLLCILRNENDPTTKLLNKLKVDYDNVKEQFKLMITNDNDYIEPKSESFQDDDTGAQGDAAKDNIFNAPSGKANKKSKTPVLDNFGRDLTAMADEGKLDPVVGREKEIQRVSQVLSRRKKNNPLLIGEPGVGKSAIAEGLALRIVKRKVSRILFNKRVVTLDLASLVAGTKYRGQFEERMKAVMNELEKNDDVILFIDEIHTIVGAGGATGSLDASNMFKPALARGEIQCIGATTLDEYRQYIEKDGALERRFQKVIVEPTTVSETIEILNNIKGKYEEHHNVDYTPEAIEACVKLTNRYMTDRFLPDKAIDALDEAGSRVHITNIDVPKQILELEKQLETVKETKNSVVKKQKYEEAAKLRDDEKRIEKELATAQEKWEEETKQHREIVTEDNVADVVSMMTGIPVNRIAQTEINKLAELPNLIKGKVIGQDDAVAKVVKAIQRNRAGLKDPNKPIGSFIFLGQTGVGKTQLAKVLSRELFDSEESLVRIDMSEYMEKFAISRLIGAPPGYVGYEEGGQLTEKVRRKPYAVILLDEIEKAHPDVFNMLLQVLDDGYLTDSLGRKIDFRNTIIIMTSNIGARKLKDFGTGIGFGTASQKAQEDANAVKIIENALKKSFAPEFLNRIDDVVVFNPLEKEDINKIIDIELDKLLLRIEDLGYILKLTKSAKDYIADKGFDKQYGARPLKRAIQKYIEDALAEEIITSHVQEGDKIKIDLDKKSQELKITIEKSEKPTES, from the coding sequence ATGGATGATAATTTTTCACCAAGAGTAAAAGATGTAATTGCATTTAGCAAAGAAGAAGCGCTAAGGTTGGGGCACGATTTTATCGGTACCGAACACTTAATGCTTGGGCTATTGCGTGATGGCGACGGTAAAGCCATCAACATTTTAAATGCCTTAGAAATTGATTTGAATCATTTAAGGCGAAAAGTAGAAATTTTAAGTCCTGCAAACCCCAATATAACCGTAGCTTCCAATCAAAAAAAGAACCTACACCTTACAAGGCAAGCAGAACGTGCTTTAAAAACAACATTTTTAGAAGCTAAACTATTTCAAAGTACTTCAATAAATACCGCTCATTTACTTTTATGTATTTTAAGAAATGAGAACGACCCCACTACCAAGCTTTTAAATAAGCTTAAAGTCGATTACGACAATGTAAAAGAACAATTTAAACTTATGATTACGAACGATAACGATTATATAGAGCCAAAATCTGAATCTTTTCAAGATGACGATACCGGCGCGCAAGGCGATGCCGCAAAGGACAATATATTTAATGCGCCATCTGGTAAGGCAAACAAAAAATCTAAAACCCCCGTTTTAGATAATTTTGGACGCGATTTAACAGCTATGGCCGATGAAGGAAAATTAGACCCGGTTGTTGGCCGCGAAAAAGAAATTCAGCGCGTGTCGCAGGTTTTAAGTAGACGAAAGAAAAACAATCCGCTTTTAATTGGCGAACCCGGAGTTGGTAAATCGGCCATTGCCGAAGGTTTGGCATTGCGCATTGTAAAACGAAAAGTGTCGCGTATTTTGTTTAATAAACGTGTGGTAACTTTAGATTTGGCAAGTTTGGTTGCCGGCACCAAATACCGCGGACAGTTTGAAGAACGCATGAAAGCCGTAATGAACGAGCTTGAAAAAAACGACGATGTTATTCTATTTATTGATGAAATCCACACCATTGTTGGCGCTGGTGGAGCCACTGGAAGCTTAGACGCTTCAAACATGTTTAAACCCGCTCTAGCACGTGGCGAAATACAATGTATTGGTGCCACAACTTTAGATGAGTACAGACAATATATAGAAAAAGACGGCGCTTTGGAACGTCGTTTTCAAAAGGTAATTGTGGAGCCAACAACGGTTTCTGAAACCATTGAAATTCTTAACAACATTAAAGGTAAATACGAAGAGCATCACAACGTTGATTACACACCAGAGGCGATTGAAGCTTGTGTGAAATTAACCAATAGATATATGACTGATCGCTTTTTACCAGATAAAGCCATTGATGCTTTAGACGAAGCCGGATCGCGGGTTCATATTACCAATATTGATGTCCCAAAGCAAATTCTTGAATTAGAAAAACAGCTCGAAACCGTTAAGGAAACAAAGAACTCTGTTGTAAAAAAACAAAAATACGAGGAAGCTGCAAAACTTCGAGATGATGAAAAACGCATTGAAAAAGAATTGGCTACGGCCCAAGAAAAATGGGAAGAGGAAACCAAACAACACCGCGAAATTGTTACTGAAGACAATGTAGCCGATGTAGTGTCGATGATGACCGGAATCCCTGTGAACAGGATTGCACAAACCGAAATCAATAAACTTGCCGAACTACCAAACCTTATAAAAGGGAAAGTTATTGGTCAAGACGATGCCGTTGCTAAAGTGGTTAAAGCCATTCAGCGAAATCGTGCGGGACTAAAAGACCCAAACAAGCCCATTGGTTCATTTATATTTTTAGGACAAACAGGTGTTGGTAAAACACAGTTAGCCAAAGTGTTATCGCGCGAATTATTCGACAGCGAAGAATCATTGGTTAGAATAGATATGAGTGAATACATGGAAAAATTTGCCATTTCCAGATTAATTGGTGCACCTCCAGGATACGTAGGTTACGAAGAGGGCGGACAATTAACCGAGAAAGTAAGACGCAAACCGTATGCTGTTATTCTTTTAGATGAAATTGAAAAAGCACATCCCGATGTATTCAACATGCTATTGCAAGTGCTTGACGATGGTTATTTAACCGATAGCTTAGGAAGAAAAATTGATTTTAGAAACACCATAATTATTATGACTTCCAATATTGGTGCCCGAAAACTTAAGGATTTTGGAACCGGTATTGGCTTTGGAACCGCGTCTCAAAAAGCACAGGAAGATGCCAATGCTGTTAAGATTATTGAGAATGCACTAAAAAAATCATTCGCACCAGAGTTTTTAAATAGAATTGATGATGTGGTTGTTTTCAATCCTTTGGAAAAAGAAGACATCAACAAAATTATCGATATCGAATTGGATAAACTGTTATTGCGCATCGAAGATTTAGGCTATATTTTAAAACTTACTAAAAGTGCCAAAGATTATATAGCAGACAAAGGTTTCGATAAACAATATGGTGCAAGACCGCTTAAACGAGCTATTCAAAAATATATTGAAGATGCTTTGGCCGAAGAAATTATTACCTCGCACGTTCAAGAGGGCGATAAAATTAAAATCGATTTAGATAAAAAGTCACAAGAACTTAAAATCACAATTGAAAAATCTGAAAAGCCGACAGAGTCGTAA
- a CDS encoding RNA polymerase sigma factor, which translates to MAKNQSAQLEIYNRYYKAMYNTALRIVKNNFEAEDIMQDSFLLAFTKLESLKDVKIFGAWLKRIVINNSIYHYKKNCKNNEVPLDDVLYKVEDNNQGIESNYEFTTLKAQHVLNTMKTLKDNYRIALTLNLIEGYDYEEISEIMNISNANCRTTISRAKASLRQKLQAVIQN; encoded by the coding sequence ATGGCCAAAAACCAATCTGCGCAATTGGAAATTTATAACCGCTATTACAAAGCCATGTACAACACAGCACTGCGAATTGTAAAAAACAATTTTGAGGCAGAAGATATTATGCAAGACTCTTTTTTGTTGGCGTTTACAAAATTGGAAAGCCTTAAAGATGTAAAAATATTTGGAGCGTGGTTAAAACGAATTGTTATAAACAATAGCATTTATCATTATAAAAAAAACTGTAAAAACAACGAGGTTCCCTTAGATGATGTTTTGTATAAAGTTGAAGACAACAACCAAGGTATCGAGAGCAATTATGAGTTTACAACCCTAAAAGCGCAACATGTTTTAAACACCATGAAAACCTTAAAGGATAACTATAGAATTGCCTTAACCCTAAACCTGATTGAAGGCTACGATTACGAGGAAATAAGCGAAATTATGAATATCTCGAACGCCAATTGCCGAACAACCATTTCGAGAGCCAAGGCAAGTTTAAGGCAAAAATTGCAAGCTGTAATTCAGAATTAA
- a CDS encoding head GIN domain-containing protein, which yields MKTSIKNQALVVFASLLLATTAYAQSKSIKGNGNMTTVTRTTDSYDAIKCAGSMDFILVSGTEGNITIEGEDNLLEYIVTEVTDNVLKVKVKKGKYLKSSKNKTIKITIPFKDINKVTLAGSGDLWNKDVISATHLDVALAGSGDIVLDVKTTSVEGSIAGSGDLTLKGSTNNLKAKVAGSGDFHGFDLQANNTEVSVAGSGDAEVVSTDNLKARVAGSGDIVYKGNPKKDTKVSGSGSITN from the coding sequence ATGAAAACATCAATTAAAAATCAAGCCTTAGTGGTTTTTGCAAGCTTACTTTTGGCAACAACGGCTTACGCACAATCAAAATCTATTAAAGGCAATGGTAACATGACTACGGTTACCAGAACTACAGATAGTTACGACGCCATTAAATGTGCAGGATCTATGGATTTTATTTTAGTAAGCGGAACCGAAGGAAATATTACTATTGAAGGTGAAGACAATTTACTTGAATATATTGTTACCGAAGTAACAGACAACGTTTTAAAAGTAAAAGTAAAAAAAGGCAAATACCTAAAATCAAGTAAAAACAAAACCATAAAAATCACGATTCCGTTTAAAGACATTAATAAAGTAACGCTTGCGGGATCAGGAGATTTATGGAATAAAGATGTTATAAGTGCAACCCATTTAGATGTTGCTTTGGCAGGTTCTGGCGATATAGTTTTAGATGTTAAAACCACATCTGTTGAAGGCTCCATAGCGGGTTCGGGCGACCTTACATTAAAAGGCAGCACTAATAATTTAAAAGCCAAAGTTGCGGGCTCTGGCGATTTTCATGGATTCGATTTACAAGCCAACAATACCGAGGTTTCTGTAGCGGGTTCCGGTGATGCCGAAGTGGTAAGTACTGACAATTTAAAAGCAAGAGTAGCAGGTTCTGGCGACATTGTTTACAAAGGAAACCCTAAAAAAGACACCAAGGTTTCCGGTTCTGGCAGTATTACCAATTAA
- a CDS encoding thioredoxin family protein encodes MARTPSNMIPLGTQAPDFNLLDTVSGKKLALQNLKGDKATVVMFICNHCPFVIHVNAELVAIANAYAERGVSFIAISSNDVVNYPQDSPEKMTIQAEKEGYPFPYLYDETQAVAKAYDAACTPDIYVFDADLKLNYRGQIDDSRPGNGLPVTGKDLRHALDCILENKENTQLQKPSIGCNIKWKTSD; translated from the coding sequence ATGGCACGTACACCTTCAAATATGATTCCTTTGGGAACACAGGCTCCAGATTTTAACTTACTTGACACGGTTTCTGGAAAAAAATTAGCACTTCAAAATTTAAAAGGCGATAAAGCTACGGTGGTTATGTTTATTTGTAACCACTGCCCGTTTGTAATTCATGTAAACGCAGAATTGGTTGCTATAGCTAACGCTTACGCGGAAAGAGGCGTGTCTTTTATTGCTATTTCCAGTAACGATGTGGTTAATTATCCGCAAGATTCTCCAGAAAAAATGACTATTCAAGCGGAAAAAGAAGGCTATCCATTTCCTTATTTATATGATGAAACCCAAGCTGTAGCAAAAGCTTATGATGCCGCTTGTACACCAGATATTTATGTTTTTGATGCCGATTTAAAACTGAATTACAGGGGGCAAATAGACGATTCGCGCCCTGGGAATGGACTGCCTGTAACCGGAAAAGATTTAAGACATGCCTTAGATTGCATATTGGAAAACAAAGAAAACACCCAATTGCAAAAGCCAAGTATTGGGTGTAATATTAAATGGAAAACATCAGATTAA
- a CDS encoding tRNA-binding protein, which yields MNNTITFEDFTKVDLRVGTIIEVNDFPEARQPAYQLTIDFGDLGIKKSSAQITSLYSKEALLNKQIVAIVNFPKKQIAKFMSECLVLGAVNGKDVVLLNPENRVKNGTPVS from the coding sequence ATGAATAACACCATAACTTTTGAAGATTTCACGAAAGTAGACTTACGAGTGGGCACCATTATTGAGGTTAACGATTTTCCCGAAGCGCGACAACCCGCTTATCAACTTACCATCGATTTTGGAGATTTGGGCATTAAAAAATCTTCGGCACAAATAACCTCTTTATATTCCAAAGAAGCGTTGTTAAATAAGCAAATTGTGGCTATTGTAAATTTTCCTAAAAAACAGATTGCTAAATTTATGAGCGAATGTTTGGTTTTAGGTGCTGTAAATGGGAAAGATGTTGTTCTTTTAAACCCTGAAAACAGAGTTAAAAACGGGACGCCTGTTTCTTAG
- a CDS encoding bile acid:sodium symporter family protein: MQQLDNVQINFDTNALWVLNVALALVMFGVALGISLNDFKNLIKQPKLVLLGIVSQFVVLPFVTFLFILLIKPQPSIALGMMMVAACPGGNVSNFMTSLAKGNTALSVSLTAFATFLAMVMTPFNFQLYGNLYQPSAQILKTVQLEPFELVKLVVLILGIPLVLGMLLRFKNNVLADKLSKVLKPLSIVIFIAIVILAFSKNLEIFNNYIHHVLFIGISHNILAILVGFLVARLFKLSFKNQKTLAIETGIQNSGLGLLLIFTFFDGIGGMAILAAFWGIWHIVSGLLLAWFWSHKKRSLAY; encoded by the coding sequence ATGCAGCAATTAGACAACGTTCAAATTAATTTTGACACCAACGCCCTTTGGGTTTTAAATGTTGCACTCGCCTTGGTTATGTTTGGTGTTGCATTGGGCATTTCGCTAAACGATTTCAAAAATTTAATCAAACAACCCAAGCTCGTTTTATTGGGCATAGTATCGCAATTTGTTGTACTGCCTTTTGTTACCTTTTTATTTATTCTGCTTATAAAACCGCAACCGAGTATTGCTTTAGGCATGATGATGGTAGCGGCTTGCCCAGGTGGAAATGTATCTAATTTTATGACGAGTTTGGCCAAAGGAAACACAGCGTTATCAGTTAGTTTAACAGCTTTTGCTACGTTTTTAGCCATGGTGATGACACCTTTTAATTTTCAACTTTACGGAAATTTATACCAACCCTCAGCGCAAATTTTAAAAACCGTACAATTAGAACCTTTTGAGCTGGTAAAACTTGTTGTTCTTATTCTCGGAATTCCGTTGGTTTTAGGAATGCTGTTAAGGTTTAAAAACAACGTATTAGCCGATAAACTTTCAAAAGTTTTAAAACCGTTGTCCATTGTTATTTTTATCGCCATAGTAATTTTGGCATTCTCTAAAAACCTGGAAATCTTCAACAACTATATCCACCATGTTTTATTTATAGGAATCAGTCATAATATATTAGCCATTTTAGTTGGGTTTTTAGTGGCTCGTCTGTTTAAACTGTCTTTTAAAAACCAAAAAACTTTGGCAATAGAAACAGGAATTCAAAATTCAGGTTTAGGATTATTGCTCATTTTTACGTTTTTTGATGGCATAGGCGGTATGGCTATTTTAGCAGCCTTTTGGGGTATTTGGCATATTGTTTCAGGTTTATTATTAGCTTGGTTTTGGTCTCATAAAAAAAGAAGTTTAGCATATTGA
- a CDS encoding lysophospholipid acyltransferase family protein translates to MFFYFRRIKIHGKTNIPKNKPVLLLSNHQNALLDALLIATKSGRFSYFLTRAAVFKKSLVSKLLMSLQMLPVYRVRDGWSNITNNNAIFETCSELLHKKEAIVIFPEGSHNLKRTVRPLSKGFTRIVFDTLEKYPDTDLQLIPVGLNFEHAEKFPDSSSLFFGKPISAKDFISDNRNGNVVTLKARIQSEIAQLTTHIPSENYDETVATLNHLQVDYLNPKAVNACIENHFENCVTLRKPKLKGIRLFFKGLLILNVLIPYVIWKYVAEPKIDETEFVSTFRFAIAITLVPFYLLIVMLFSTLLFGIEIALIYVVSVLIISLLAVKL, encoded by the coding sequence ATGTTTTTTTATTTCAGAAGAATAAAAATTCACGGTAAAACAAATATCCCCAAAAACAAACCCGTTTTACTACTGAGCAACCATCAAAATGCCTTATTGGATGCTTTATTAATTGCAACTAAAAGCGGTAGATTTTCTTATTTTTTAACACGAGCCGCGGTTTTTAAAAAGTCATTGGTTAGCAAGCTTTTAATGAGTTTGCAAATGCTTCCCGTTTATAGAGTTCGTGATGGATGGAGCAACATTACGAATAATAATGCCATTTTTGAAACCTGTTCCGAACTGTTACACAAAAAAGAAGCTATCGTTATTTTTCCTGAAGGAAGCCATAATTTAAAACGCACCGTAAGGCCTTTAAGCAAAGGCTTTACAAGAATTGTTTTTGATACTTTGGAAAAATATCCGGATACCGATTTACAATTAATTCCTGTGGGTTTAAATTTTGAACATGCCGAAAAATTTCCGGATAGCAGCTCCCTGTTTTTTGGTAAACCTATTTCGGCCAAAGATTTTATTTCGGATAACAGAAACGGGAATGTGGTGACATTAAAAGCTAGAATCCAATCTGAAATAGCGCAGTTAACCACACACATTCCATCGGAAAACTATGATGAAACCGTAGCGACTTTAAACCATTTGCAAGTTGACTATTTAAACCCAAAAGCGGTAAATGCCTGTATTGAAAATCATTTTGAAAACTGCGTAACCCTTCGAAAACCAAAGTTAAAAGGAATCCGATTGTTTTTTAAAGGATTATTAATTTTGAATGTACTTATTCCCTATGTGATTTGGAAGTATGTGGCCGAACCAAAAATAGATGAAACTGAATTTGTATCTACCTTCAGGTTCGCAATCGCTATCACTTTAGTGCCATTTTATCTTTTAATTGTTATGCTATTTTCAACTTTATTATTCGGCATTGAAATAGCACTAATTTATGTTGTTTCAGTTTTAATAATTTCACTTTTGGCCGTAAAATTATAA
- a CDS encoding M14 family metallopeptidase translates to MNKLITICFLTSFIAVSQNHPDLSYYFSQNISYNKNIPTPESIIGHQVGDWHVTHDKLVQYMYALAEASDRITIEDRGKTFENRPLLLLTITSPKNHQNIDAIRKEHIDATNNDSANTADRPIVVYQGFSIHGNEPSGSNSSLLLAYHLAASESDYINELLDKTVVLLDPSLNPDGLQRFAYWANINKNINLNPDPNDREYREVWPGGRTNHYWFDMNRDWLPVQLPESRARIESFHKWLPNILTDHHEMGTNTTFFFQPGIPSRTHPLTPQLNQELTKQIGNFHAEALNKIGSLYYSEESYDDFYYGKGSTFPDINGGIGILFEQASSRGHMQESENGILTFPFTIRNQLTTALSTLKAAKNMREDILKYQHNFYKNARQEAAKQATKAIVFGDEKDAAKTYHLAEILNRHKIKFHEIKQDFTANGKRFKKGYSYIVPKNQKNTRLINAMFEKRTTFQDSLFYDISAWSFPLAFNVDYAENVSTNNLGGKVADLQQKRGEVSKQSNYAYLMEWHEYYAPKLLNQLLKKGIRTKVALKPFSMNNKDYDYGTLLIPVQNQKLNSEDLYALLTTLAKESYVQIDAVQTGLTDGIDLGSRKFKTLKKPKIALLVGDGITSYDAGEIWHLFDTRFDITTTKLDTKTIARADLSRYNTIVISNMRSLSTSNTKKLKAWVENGGTLIGFRNTVKWLKKEEFIKLEFKKTNVLAKNVSFEEKSDFNGAQVIGGAIFEAKQDRSHPINFGYKNDKIAMFRNTTVFIKADSLSYNNPIKYTKNPLLSGYISKPNLEVLAETVPVQIKKLGKGKVVAFTDNTNFRAFWYGTNKLFLNAIFFRKEL, encoded by the coding sequence ATGAATAAACTTATTACAATTTGTTTTTTAACATCTTTTATTGCTGTTTCGCAAAACCATCCCGACTTATCGTATTACTTTTCACAAAACATTAGTTACAACAAAAACATCCCAACACCAGAAAGCATAATTGGTCATCAAGTTGGCGATTGGCACGTTACACACGATAAACTCGTGCAATATATGTACGCGCTTGCAGAAGCATCAGATAGAATTACCATTGAAGATAGAGGTAAAACTTTTGAGAACAGACCGCTTTTATTGCTAACCATCACTTCGCCTAAAAACCATCAAAACATTGATGCCATTCGTAAAGAACATATTGATGCAACTAATAATGATTCCGCAAATACCGCCGATAGACCCATAGTAGTCTACCAAGGGTTTTCCATTCATGGAAACGAGCCAAGTGGCTCTAATTCGAGTTTGTTGTTGGCCTATCATTTAGCTGCTTCAGAAAGTGATTATATAAATGAATTGTTAGATAAAACGGTTGTTTTGTTAGACCCGAGTTTAAACCCCGATGGCTTACAGCGTTTTGCATATTGGGCAAATATCAATAAAAACATCAACTTAAACCCAGATCCAAACGATAGGGAATATAGAGAGGTTTGGCCCGGTGGAAGAACCAACCATTACTGGTTTGATATGAATCGCGATTGGTTGCCTGTGCAATTGCCAGAATCTAGAGCGCGGATTGAATCTTTCCATAAATGGTTGCCAAATATTTTAACCGACCACCACGAAATGGGAACTAACACCACGTTTTTCTTTCAACCCGGTATTCCTTCAAGAACACATCCCTTAACACCTCAATTGAATCAGGAACTGACTAAACAAATCGGCAATTTTCATGCGGAAGCATTAAACAAAATAGGCTCGTTATATTACAGCGAAGAAAGTTATGATGATTTCTATTACGGCAAGGGTTCTACATTTCCGGATATAAATGGCGGTATTGGAATTTTATTCGAGCAAGCCAGCTCCAGAGGGCACATGCAAGAAAGCGAAAACGGTATTTTAACTTTTCCGTTTACCATCAGAAATCAACTCACTACGGCATTATCTACCTTAAAAGCTGCTAAAAATATGCGTGAAGATATTTTAAAGTATCAACACAATTTTTATAAAAATGCGAGGCAAGAAGCTGCGAAACAAGCAACTAAGGCCATTGTTTTTGGCGATGAAAAAGATGCTGCAAAGACCTATCATTTAGCTGAGATATTAAATCGTCATAAAATAAAGTTCCACGAAATAAAACAAGATTTTACCGCAAACGGAAAACGTTTCAAAAAAGGCTACAGTTACATTGTCCCTAAAAACCAGAAGAATACACGTTTAATTAATGCCATGTTTGAAAAACGTACCACGTTTCAAGATAGTTTGTTTTACGATATTTCTGCTTGGTCTTTCCCGTTGGCTTTTAATGTTGATTATGCTGAAAATGTTTCAACAAATAATTTGGGTGGGAAAGTTGCTGATTTACAGCAAAAAAGAGGTGAGGTTTCAAAGCAAAGTAATTATGCTTATTTAATGGAATGGCACGAATATTATGCGCCAAAACTACTCAATCAGCTACTTAAAAAAGGTATTCGTACTAAGGTTGCGTTAAAGCCATTTAGCATGAATAATAAAGATTATGACTATGGAACGCTTTTAATTCCCGTTCAAAATCAAAAATTAAATAGTGAGGATTTATATGCGCTTTTAACCACATTGGCTAAAGAAAGTTATGTGCAAATTGATGCGGTACAAACGGGTTTAACAGATGGGATAGATTTAGGAAGCCGGAAATTTAAAACCTTAAAAAAACCCAAAATCGCTTTGTTGGTTGGCGATGGCATAACCTCTTATGATGCGGGCGAAATTTGGCATTTGTTCGATACACGTTTTGATATTACAACAACAAAATTAGATACCAAAACCATAGCCCGAGCAGATTTAAGTCGTTACAACACCATCGTTATTTCAAATATGAGGTCTTTAAGTACATCGAACACCAAAAAACTTAAGGCTTGGGTAGAAAATGGAGGCACGCTTATTGGTTTTAGAAATACCGTAAAATGGCTTAAGAAAGAAGAATTTATAAAATTGGAATTTAAGAAAACCAATGTGTTGGCTAAAAACGTGAGCTTTGAAGAAAAGAGCGATTTTAATGGCGCACAGGTGATTGGCGGTGCTATTTTTGAAGCAAAACAAGACCGATCGCACCCCATAAATTTTGGATATAAAAATGATAAAATAGCGATGTTTAGAAACACTACTGTTTTTATAAAAGCTGATTCTTTAAGCTATAACAACCCCATAAAATACACAAAAAATCCACTTTTAAGCGGTTACATTTCTAAACCAAACCTAGAGGTATTAGCAGAAACAGTTCCGGTGCAAATAAAAAAACTAGGAAAGGGTAAAGTGGTGGCCTTTACCGATAACACCAATTTTAGAGCGTTTTGGTATGGCACAAATAAATTGTTTTTGAATGCTATTTTCTTTAGAAAGGAATTATAA
- a CDS encoding vWA domain-containing protein — translation MKLLIPLFCALSLIFQTSAQEQKTPSPILFIYDASGSMWGQLDGKTKKEIASEVLATSVSNLPANQNIGLMAYGHRKKGDCNDIEFLVDLKNASKSNITNAVSKMNALGKTPLARSASLALNSLKDSKTKATIILITDGIESCNGNICDVVSKAKTDGIDFKLHIVGFGLKENETEQLRCATDAGGGNYYDAANAIALSEGLTEATSLSIDKPEGNFSVYATKNGKPVDAWIKASKAGTKKVVDGSRIYRDSGWVYLPPGKYDIVINPLEGTDIPGTSITIEMKEGDIKHENISFDGGTLEVITTNNGEGWDALVKMKDMASGKVAAQTRTYGGTKTMEVPAGNYKITFQALALKGSNTYFEVDDVEIKSNTPTPINHDFESGTAAIGVQTKSGELIDASVNFKDVKTGKRVTGGRTYTAASSNPRSFLLNPGTYEVKIVTLGIHKGNSSTLTIQVKKGETTTKIIRY, via the coding sequence ATGAAGCTATTAATCCCTCTCTTTTGTGCGTTAAGTTTAATCTTTCAAACTTCGGCACAAGAACAAAAAACACCTTCCCCAATCTTATTTATCTACGACGCCAGCGGCTCCATGTGGGGACAACTTGACGGCAAGACCAAAAAGGAAATTGCATCAGAAGTATTGGCAACATCCGTAAGCAACCTTCCGGCGAACCAAAACATTGGCTTAATGGCTTATGGGCATCGCAAAAAAGGCGATTGCAACGACATCGAGTTTTTGGTCGATTTAAAAAACGCCTCCAAAAGCAATATTACGAATGCTGTTAGCAAAATGAATGCTTTGGGCAAAACTCCCTTGGCGCGTTCGGCTTCACTCGCACTCAACTCATTAAAGGATAGCAAAACAAAGGCCACCATCATTTTAATAACCGATGGCATTGAATCTTGCAACGGTAATATTTGCGATGTGGTTTCAAAAGCCAAAACCGATGGCATCGATTTTAAGCTTCATATTGTAGGCTTCGGACTTAAAGAAAACGAAACCGAACAATTGAGGTGCGCCACAGATGCCGGCGGCGGAAACTATTACGATGCCGCTAATGCGATTGCTTTAAGTGAAGGTCTTACCGAAGCCACTTCACTAAGCATCGATAAACCCGAAGGCAACTTTTCCGTTTATGCCACGAAAAACGGCAAGCCCGTTGATGCTTGGATTAAAGCCTCTAAAGCCGGAACAAAAAAAGTGGTTGATGGTTCGCGTATCTATCGCGATTCGGGTTGGGTGTATCTGCCTCCGGGAAAATACGACATTGTTATTAACCCGCTTGAAGGCACCGATATTCCCGGGACTTCCATTACCATTGAAATGAAAGAAGGCGATATTAAACATGAAAACATCAGTTTTGATGGTGGCACCTTAGAGGTAATCACCACAAATAATGGCGAAGGTTGGGATGCTCTTGTAAAAATGAAGGATATGGCCTCCGGGAAAGTAGCCGCCCAAACCCGGACCTATGGCGGAACTAAAACCATGGAAGTACCCGCCGGAAACTATAAAATAACCTTTCAGGCCCTGGCACTAAAAGGCAGCAATACATACTTTGAAGTAGATGATGTTGAAATAAAATCAAACACACCCACACCCATAAACCACGATTTTGAATCGGGCACTGCGGCAATCGGCGTACAAACCAAAAGCGGCGAACTTATTGATGCCTCCGTAAATTTTAAAGACGTAAAAACGGGAAAACGTGTAACCGGCGGCAGAACCTATACCGCTGCGAGCAGCAATCCCCGGTCGTTTTTATTGAACCCAGGGACTTACGAGGTTAAAATTGTTACGCTGGGCATACACAAAGGCAACTCGAGCACCTTAACCATTCAAGTTAAAAAAGGCGAAACCACAACCAAAATAATACGTTATTGA